Proteins encoded in a region of the Triticum dicoccoides isolate Atlit2015 ecotype Zavitan chromosome 3A, WEW_v2.0, whole genome shotgun sequence genome:
- the LOC119269352 gene encoding ABSCISIC ACID-INSENSITIVE 5-like protein 2: MGSRKMASQPGRGTGGGGDAGTSQRGQVQSLARQGSLYSLTLDEVQNHLGEPLQSMNLDELLRTVFPDDMEPDGATTSQYVPSSSLLRQGSITMPTELSKKTVDEVWKGIQDAPKRSVQGSGRRKRERQPTLGEMTLEDFLVQAGVVSQGFLKDTSDAGNLGLVGREATAAGAADLTSGAQWLGHYQQQIAAAAIDTHQHGQQIVPAAYMSIQFVPQPLNVVGPGATLGSAYSDGQSTSPMISPISDSQTPGRKRGVSGDVPNKFVERRQKRMIKNRESAARSRARKQAYTNELENKVSRLEEENERLKKQKELNMMLCSVPLPEPKYQLRRTCSAAF, encoded by the exons ATGGGGAGTCGGAAAATGGCGTCACAGCCCGGGCGcggcaccggcggcggcggcgacgctggGACGTCGCAGCGCGGGCAGGTGCAGAGCCTGGCGAGGCAGGGGTCTCTGTACAGCCTCACCCTCGACGAGGTGCAGAACCATCTGGGAGAGCCCCTGCAGAGCATGAACCTCGACGAGCTGCTCAGGACCGTGTTTCCTGACGACATGGAGCCCGATGGCGCGACCACCAGCCAGTATGTGCCGAGTTCAAGCCTCCTGCGCCAGGGCAGCATCACGATGCCGACCGAGCTCAGCAAGAAGACGGTGGATGAGGTGTGGAAGGGCATCCAGGATGCGCCCAAGAGGAGTGTCCAGGGGAGTGGCCGGCGCAAGCGGGAGAGGCAGCCCACACTCGGGGAGATGACACTCGAGGATTTCTTGGTCCAAGCAGGGGTTGTTTCCCAGGGATTTCTCAAGGACACTAGCGATGCTGGCAATTTGGGTCTGGTGGGGAGAGAGGCTACAGCAGCCGGAGCCGCAGATTTGACATCGGGAGCACAGTGGTTAGGCCATTACCAGCAGCAGATTGCAGCTGCAGCCATCGACACTCATCAGCATGGCCAGCAAATTGTGCCAGCTGCTTATATGTCCATTCAGTTTGTCCCTCAGCCGCTGAATGTTGTTGGCCCTGGTGCCACTCTGGGGTCTGCTTACTCTGATGGCCAGAGTACATCACCAATGATCAGTCCAATCTCTGATTCTCAGACACCTGGGAGAAAGCGTGGTGTATCAGGAGATGTCCCCAATAAGTTTGTGGAGAGAAGGCAGAAGAGGATGATCAAGAATAGGGAGTCGGCTGCACGTTCAAGGGCTAGGAAACAG GCCTACACCAATGAACTCGAAAACAAGGTATCCCGTTTAGAAGAGGAGAATGAGAGGCTAAAGAAGCAAAAG GAGTTGAACATGATGCTTTGCTCGGTGCCTCTACCAGAACCCAAGTACCAACTCAGGAGAACATGCTCGGCCGCTTTCTGA